CACACACCGCCTTGGTAACCAGTTTGTTACAAAGCAAAACGCCCTTTCCCGGCGTCCGGGAAAGGGCGTTCGCGACCGCTATTTACTCAGCGTTGTCGTGCGTGGCGTCGCGGTCGGAGCGGTCCTTCGTGGCCTCGAGCGCGCGCAGCGTCTCGACGGCCTCGTGGTGCTTCTGCTCCTCTGCGTCGCGGACACGCTCGGTGACACCGAGCTCTGCCGGCGAGAACTTGCCGATGGTCTCGGAGTCTGCGAAACCGAGCTGGTTCATCTGCTTCGGCACACGGGCACCCGCGTACTCGAGCGGCTCCGGGTGGCCGTCTGCGTCCACCGGGCCGAGCGGCTGGTGAATCTCGACGAACGCACCGTTCGGCAGGCGCTTGATCACACCGGTCTCGATGCCGTGCTCCAGCACCTCACGGTCGGAGCGCTGCAGGCCAATGCAGAGACGGTAGGTGATGAAGAACGCCAGCGGCGGCAGAACGATGAGGCCGATGCGGCCAAACCACGTCATCGCGTTCAGCGAAATCTGGAAGAAGTGCGCCACGTGGTCGTTACCACCCGAGATGGTCAGCAGTAGGAAGAAGACAAGGCCCATGACGCCGATACCGGTGCGCACCGGAACGTCACGCGGACGCTGCAGCAGGTTGTGGTGCGCGTCGTCGCCAGTGATCTTCTTCTCGATGAACGGGTAGGTAAACAGCAGAACGACCAGCAGGCCACACAGCAGGGCAACCCAGAAGGCGCCCGGGATGGTGTAGTTGCCGATGTAGAGCTCCCACGCCGGCATGACACGCGCCGCACCGTCGGTCCAAAGCATGTAGATGTCCGGCTGGGAACCAGCAGAGACCTGCGACGGGTTGTACGGGCCAATGTTCCAGATGCCGTTGATGGTGGTCAGACCAGCCATCGCAGCGAGCACTGCGAACACGAACATCATGTAGCCGATTGCCTCGGTAGCGAACACCGGCATGATGCGAACACCGACAACGTTGTTCTCGGTGCGGCCCGGGCCCGGGAACTGGGTGTGCTTCTGGAACCAGACGAGCAGCAGGTGAGCTGCGATCAGCGCGAGGATGATGCCCGGCAGGATCAGCACGTGCAGGATGTAGAAACGATCCAGCATGAGATCCGACGGGAAGTCGCCGCCGAAGATCGCCCAGTGCAGCCAGGTACCGATGATCGGCAGACCCAGGATGATCGCGGACATAATGCGCAGACCGACGCCGGAGAGCAGGTCGTCCGGCAGGGAGTAACCCATAAAGCCCTCGATCATGCCGAGCAGCACCAGGGTGACACCGATGAGCCAGTTCGCCTCACGCGGGCGACGGAACGCGCCGGTGAAGAAGATGCGCATCATGTGCGCGAACATGGCCATCATGAACATCAGTGCAGCCCAGTGGTGCATCTGACGAACGAAGAGGCCGCCGCGCACGTCGAAGGAAATATCAAGCGCGGTTGCGTAAGCGCGAGACATCTCCACACCGTTGAGCGGCAAGTAGGCGCCGTCGTAAATCACCTTGGTGATCGACGGGTCAAAGAACAAGGCCAAGTAGACACCGGTCAGCAGCAGGATGATGAAGCTGTACAGCGCCATCTCACCGAGCATGAACGACCAGTGGGTCGGGAAGACCTTGTTGAGCTGCGGGCGCAGCACGCCCGCGATCGTGTAGCGGGAATCCGCGTTGTCCGCGGCTTGTGCAAGTTTCGTACTCATTAGGACTGACGCTCCCAGAATGCCGGGCCGACGGGCTCAATGAAGTTCCCGTTGGCGATGAGGTAACCGTCTTCGTCAACCGTCACAGGAAGCTGCGGCAGAGCACGGGCGGCCGGACCGAAGATCGGCTTGCCGTACTGCAGGGCATCGAACTGCGACTGGTGGCACGGGCACAGGATGCGGTTGGTCTGAGCCTCGTACAGCGAGGTCGGGCAACCGATGTGCGTGCAAATCTTGGAGTAGGCGTAGTAATCGCCGTAGTGGAAATCTTCCTGACCTTCACGCTCGACGACGCGCTTGGCGTCCTGCGAGCGCAGGCGGATGAGCATGACCGAGTTACGCGGGCCGTGGATCGAGTGCATGTGGTTCTCGTACACGTCGCGCTTCGGGTCGTACTCCGCGCCGTCGTTGACGTCCTCCGGGTAAAGCGGGAAGACAGTCTCCATGGCGGCGGCTGCGAGGTCCTCGGGACGCATACGCACCAGGCGGGACACGCCAGCGGTGCTGTAGTGCGAGCCGGCCTCCCCCTTGTGCAGCTCGGCGATCGCGCCGGTGTCGCGGCCCAGGTAGACCTTCACGCCCTTGTCCTGGATGGTCCAGCCGTGGGTCCACAGGGTGCCGTCACCGTGGTAGTCCAGCTCGTGACGGACCTTCCACGGGTTCTTGATCATGCCGCCCAGCGGCGCAATGACCATGAGGCCGGTGAGCACGCCGGCGGTGCCGAGCAGACCCTTCAGGGCTTTGCGACGACCAAGCGTCGAAGTCTCCCACGCGTCGTTCAGCAGCGCGGTGGTCGTGCGGCGGTCAAGCTCGCTGGAGCGGCCGTCGTGGCGACGCTGCACCGCGATCTCTTCCGGCACGAACTTCTTGACGTACTGGACGATGGACACGCCGAGGGAGCAGAACGCCAACGCGGCGGTCAGGCCCAGCAGCGGGGTGTAAAGGGTGTAAACAAACAGGCCCTCGTCGCCGTGGAACTTCGGGTGCCACGGCCAGAACAGGTAAACGCCGAGGAACGCGATTGCAGACAGAACGGCCAGGGTCAGCCAGATCTTGATGCCGCGCTCTGCGGACTTCTCGCGGGGATCGCCCTCGACCGGGAAGCGCTCCTTGCGGTAGGCGACGGTGACGTCGTCAAGCTCCGTGCCAAGTGCGGCGAGCTCCGCATTGTTCATGCGGTCTAGCTCTTCAGTCGTGTAATTCTTCTTCACTTCACTCATGAACGGGATCCAATCCACATAGCAACGGCGGCGACCAGGGAAATACCGATCATCCACATCGCCATACCTTCAGAAACCGGGCCGAGGCCACCGAGGGACCAGCCACTCGGCGACGGGGTTTCCTTCGTCGACTTGATGAAGGCGATGATGTCCTTCTTCTCGTCGGCGGAGAGCTGGCGGTCGGAGAACTTCGGCATGTTCTGCGGGCCGGTCAGCATGGCCTGGTAGATCTCCTGCTCATTGGCAGGATCAAGGTGAGGCGCATACTTACCGGAGGACAGCGAGCCGCCGCGGCCGGTGAAGTTGTGGCAGGACGCGCAGTTCAAGCGGAACAGTTCGCCACCGCGGGCGACGTCCTCAGCCTGGATCTGACCGTCGTAGTTCTTGCCGCGGAGCTCTTCCTTGGCCACTTCGCCCTTGTCGTTGTACACGATCTCCGGGCCGCCACCGTTCGCTGCGACGTACGCAGCGAGTGCGAGGGCCTGGTTCTCGGTGTAACGCGGGCGCTTGCGCTCGGCCTGCGCGTCGTTGGACATCATCGGCATACGGCCGGAGTTGACCTGGAAGTACACGGCGCCTTCGCCGGTACCAATCAGCGACGGACCGCGGTCCGCGACGCCCTGCAGGTTCGCGCCGTGGCACGTGATGCAGGCAACGTCGTAAATCTCCTTGCCCTCTTGGACGAGGGCCTGGTCGTCACGCTGTGCGGTGGCCACCTGAGCGTTCGGGGTCAGCGCAGAAGCGAGCAGACCCGCGCCGGACAAGCCCAGCGTCAACGCAGCGGCACCAGCAAGGGTGCGCTGCGTCTTCCGTGCGCGACGCTTCTTGTTTGGTGAGTTTTCCATTTTGTTCCTTATTTACGAGTTTTCAGAACACATCTGCTACCCGGGGTTCCCCGGGGTGTGGGCTACTGGACGAGGTACAGGGTGATGAACACGCCGACCCAGATCGCGTCGACGAAGTGCCAGTAGTACGAAACCACCATGGCGGCAGTTGCCTGCGCCGGGGTGAACTTCGACTTGGACACTCGCATCAGAACGATGATGAACGCGATGATGCCCGCGGTCACGTGCGCCATGTGGAAGCCGGTGATGATGTACACCACCGAGCCGAAGACGGAGGACTGCGGCGTTACGCCGGCCGTAACCATCTCGGTCCACTCGAAGGCCACGAGGCCGAGGAAGATGACGCCCAGCACAACGGTCACGGTGAACCACTTGCGCAGGCCGAAGACATCACCTCGTTCTGCAGCGAACACGCCGAACTGAGAGGTGAACGAGGAAGCAATCAGGACGACGGTGATGATGCCACCGAACAGGACGTTCAGGTGGGCCGTCTGATTGCTCCAGTCACCTGCGGCGAGGCCGTTTGCGCGCGACGTAAAGTACATCGCGAACAAGCCGGCGAAGAACATGAGCTCTTGGGCGAGGAACGCGATCGTTCCGACGCTGACCATGTTTGGCCGGTTCAGCGCCGGAAGGCGATTCTGCGGGCTCGCCGTATTTGGGTTTGAAATTGCGGTCGTCACGGATGCGATTATCCCCTATTTGTCCCTGATATTCATCTCACTCACCCCCGCCTTTTCCCTGTGAACGCGCGCTCAACCTGCGCAGTTCACAAACAAAGGTGTACGCAAAAACTTTTTTGAAATTGCGGGAACTTTTTCACCCTCACATCCGACACTTATCGACGCAGGTCATTGCGTCGTCTCACAACTCCGCCCGATTTCGGTCGTCATTTCAATCACCGAAACCGCGCGTTTGAAGCGACGCTCACCGCGTCAGAATAGTTCCCGGATGTGGCCGAACTCACACCGCCAGCCGTCCCCCGCTTCGGACCTAAACTTTCGATTGACCCCCGGCCCATTTGCACACGAAAACGCCCCCTCCGGGATGTTCCGGAAGGGGCGTTCTCGGCTGCACCCCGGGAAGGTCACGGGGTTTCGTCACTTAGTGCTTTTCCTTGGGGATGCCGTACTGCAGGTTGAGCTGTGCGGTAGCCCAGATCAGCATGATCGCGCCGAAGGCGATCAGCCAGAGCTGCCAGAAGGCGATGCCGAGGCCGAGGAAGCAGATCGCGGCAGCCATCGTGAACGGCCAGATCGAGCTCGGCGAGAAGAAGCCCAGCACGCCAGCGCCGTCTTCAATCTCGGCTTCCTCCCAGTCCTCGGGGAGGACGTCCTGGCGGGCCTCAGTGATGTTGAGGTAGCCGCCGAGCATGAAGGAGAACACCGCTGCGAGCACGAGGCCCACGGCGCCAATCCACTCGACGCCGAAGAGGTAGGCGTCCTCGCCGATCCACGCCGTTGCGAGGATGTAGAACACTGCCATCAGGGCAAGGAATGTGCCAATGGCGTAGAAAACTTTTGAACCGGTTCCCATGGCTACGTTCTCTCTTTCTTAAACGGTCGCGTTCGGATCGACGGTGTTGTTGCCGTCGCGCGAACCGTCGCGCTCGGTAACAAACGGGCGGGTGGAGGTTGCGTACGGTGCCTCACCAATGGAGCTGAGCGCCTCAGAGTTCGGGGCCTCCGGGTTCTGGCGGCGGTACTCGATGTACTGCTCGAACTTCTCCGGGCTCACGGCACGGACCTCGAAGTTCATCATCGCGTGGTAGGTACCGCACATCTCGGCACAGCGGCCGACGAATGCGCCCTCTTCCTCAATACGCTCGATCTGGAACTCACGCTGCTGCTGGTTGTTCTCCGGGTGCGCGTAGACGTCGCGCTTGAACAGGAACTCCGGAACCCAGAACGCGTGGTTCACGTCGCCGGAGGCCAGACGGAACGCGATCGGGGTGTCGGTCGGCAGCACGAGCACCGGAACCTCTTCGGTGGAACCGACGGTCTCGATCTCGTTGAAGTTGAGGTAGGACAGGTCACCCATCGAGGAGCCGTGGATCGGGTTCGCGTTGTGCATGTCCTCCGGATCCGTCTTAGTCTTCTCGGCGATGGCCTGACGCTCGGCGTCCAAGCCGTCGTAGTCCTGGCCGTTGGCGGTCAGGTCGCCTGCCACCTCGGCGTAGCCGAACTTCCAGTTCCACTGGTAGCCGGTGACGTCGACGGTAACCTTCGGGTCCTTATCCAGCGCCGTGGTGCGCGTCTGGGCCTGGACGGTGAAGAAGAACAGGACCATCACGATGATGATCGGGAGAATCGTCAGGCCGAGCTCGAGCGGCACGTTGTACTGCAGCTGCTTCGGGAATTCGCCTGCACCCTGCTTCGTGCGGGCCTTGTGGTTCCACCGCACGATGGACATGAGGAACAGGCCCCACATAATGATGCCGATGATCCAGGCCGCGACCCAGACCCACACCCAGAAGTTGTACATCTGGGTACCTTCCGGGGTGACCGGGTCCGGCCAGCCCATGTCGAGGATGCGCGCGACCGACTCCGGGGGTGCAACGTCGCAGCCCGTCAGCGCAAAGCTTCCGAGGAGCAGCGAACCGGCGACGGCAGCCTTCTTGGCGAATCCGCGCTTAACTTCCTTTTCCACGTGTGTTTGCCTTCCTGTCCACACTAGAACCATCGAATGCCCATGCCGATGGCAGAACATTCCTACGGGGCCAGAATAGTTCAAACAGTTCTCCCCCACTCAATCCCGGAGCCATTCACGCTTCTCGACGACCCCCTGCACCCCAGCCCTTCGCCCCGACGCCTTAATCAGCCCCGCTTACTGGGCATTACGTTCCACTTCGGAGTGGGCCCAAGTGTCGCACGTGTGGAGCCCGTAATTCTTCATCCATTAGTTGGCCCCCTTATGGGGCACGGCAAAAGATGGACACCCCGCACCGTGCGCGGTTCACGGGTTTTCGGACCAAAACCCTATTGTTGAGATGGACGTTACGGTGCCGCGCGCGTGAGCGCCGGCGCACCTTATATATAGGAGAGGTTCTTAAACAGAATGTGCGGCCTTCTTGCCCTGCTGACTGCCCGCGGCGACGCCCCCGAATTCACCGACGCTGTGGGTCGCTCGCTGCAATGCATGTACCACCGCGGTCCGGATGCCGCGGGCACCTGGAACGACGGCGACGCCGTGTTCGGCTTTAACCGGTTGGCGATCATCGATATCGAGCACTCCCACCAGCCGCTGCGCTGGGGACCGGCCGACAATCCGGAACGCTACGCACTGACCTTTAACGGCGAGATCTACAACTACGTCGAGCTGCGCGAAGAGCTCCAGGCCGCCGGCTACGCCTTCAACACCGAGGGCGACGGCGAGCCGATTGTGGTCGGCTACCACCACTGGGGCGCGAACGTGGTCGAGCACCTTCGCGGCATGTTCGCTTTCGTCATCTGGGACACCGAGACGAGGACGATGTTTGCCGCGCGCGACCAGTTCGGTATCAAGCCGCTGTTTTACGCCACCACCGACAAGGGCACTGTGTTCGCCTCCGAGAAGAAGTCGATTCTGGAGATGGCAGACGAGCTCGGTCTAGGCCTGGGCCTTGATCGCCGCGCAATTGAGCACTATGTGGATCTGCAGTACGTGCCGGAGCCGGAAAGCTTGCACGAGGAGATCCGCCGCGTGGAGTCCGGCTGCACGGTGACCATCAAGCCGGGCGGCAAGGTCCACTCCGACCGCTACTTCGAGCCGC
Above is a genomic segment from Corynebacterium lujinxingii containing:
- the qcrB gene encoding cytochrome bc1 complex cytochrome b subunit; the encoded protein is MSTKLAQAADNADSRYTIAGVLRPQLNKVFPTHWSFMLGEMALYSFIILLLTGVYLALFFDPSITKVIYDGAYLPLNGVEMSRAYATALDISFDVRGGLFVRQMHHWAALMFMMAMFAHMMRIFFTGAFRRPREANWLIGVTLVLLGMIEGFMGYSLPDDLLSGVGLRIMSAIILGLPIIGTWLHWAIFGGDFPSDLMLDRFYILHVLILPGIILALIAAHLLLVWFQKHTQFPGPGRTENNVVGVRIMPVFATEAIGYMMFVFAVLAAMAGLTTINGIWNIGPYNPSQVSAGSQPDIYMLWTDGAARVMPAWELYIGNYTIPGAFWVALLCGLLVVLLFTYPFIEKKITGDDAHHNLLQRPRDVPVRTGIGVMGLVFFLLLTISGGNDHVAHFFQISLNAMTWFGRIGLIVLPPLAFFITYRLCIGLQRSDREVLEHGIETGVIKRLPNGAFVEIHQPLGPVDADGHPEPLEYAGARVPKQMNQLGFADSETIGKFSPAELGVTERVRDAEEQKHHEAVETLRALEATKDRSDRDATHDNAE
- the qcrA gene encoding cytochrome bc1 complex Rieske iron-sulfur subunit, which codes for MSEVKKNYTTEELDRMNNAELAALGTELDDVTVAYRKERFPVEGDPREKSAERGIKIWLTLAVLSAIAFLGVYLFWPWHPKFHGDEGLFVYTLYTPLLGLTAALAFCSLGVSIVQYVKKFVPEEIAVQRRHDGRSSELDRRTTTALLNDAWETSTLGRRKALKGLLGTAGVLTGLMVIAPLGGMIKNPWKVRHELDYHGDGTLWTHGWTIQDKGVKVYLGRDTGAIAELHKGEAGSHYSTAGVSRLVRMRPEDLAAAAMETVFPLYPEDVNDGAEYDPKRDVYENHMHSIHGPRNSVMLIRLRSQDAKRVVEREGQEDFHYGDYYAYSKICTHIGCPTSLYEAQTNRILCPCHQSQFDALQYGKPIFGPAARALPQLPVTVDEDGYLIANGNFIEPVGPAFWERQS
- the qcrC gene encoding cytochrome bc1 complex diheme cytochrome c subunit produces the protein MENSPNKKRRARKTQRTLAGAAALTLGLSGAGLLASALTPNAQVATAQRDDQALVQEGKEIYDVACITCHGANLQGVADRGPSLIGTGEGAVYFQVNSGRMPMMSNDAQAERKRPRYTENQALALAAYVAANGGGPEIVYNDKGEVAKEELRGKNYDGQIQAEDVARGGELFRLNCASCHNFTGRGGSLSSGKYAPHLDPANEQEIYQAMLTGPQNMPKFSDRQLSADEKKDIIAFIKSTKETPSPSGWSLGGLGPVSEGMAMWMIGISLVAAVAMWIGSRS
- the ctaE gene encoding aa3-type cytochrome oxidase subunit III, whose translation is MTTAISNPNTASPQNRLPALNRPNMVSVGTIAFLAQELMFFAGLFAMYFTSRANGLAAGDWSNQTAHLNVLFGGIITVVLIASSFTSQFGVFAAERGDVFGLRKWFTVTVVLGVIFLGLVAFEWTEMVTAGVTPQSSVFGSVVYIITGFHMAHVTAGIIAFIIVLMRVSKSKFTPAQATAAMVVSYYWHFVDAIWVGVFITLYLVQ
- the ctaF gene encoding aa3-type cytochrome oxidase subunit IV, whose amino-acid sequence is MGTGSKVFYAIGTFLALMAVFYILATAWIGEDAYLFGVEWIGAVGLVLAAVFSFMLGGYLNITEARQDVLPEDWEEAEIEDGAGVLGFFSPSSIWPFTMAAAICFLGLGIAFWQLWLIAFGAIMLIWATAQLNLQYGIPKEKH
- the ctaC gene encoding aa3-type cytochrome oxidase subunit II is translated as MEKEVKRGFAKKAAVAGSLLLGSFALTGCDVAPPESVARILDMGWPDPVTPEGTQMYNFWVWVWVAAWIIGIIMWGLFLMSIVRWNHKARTKQGAGEFPKQLQYNVPLELGLTILPIIIVMVLFFFTVQAQTRTTALDKDPKVTVDVTGYQWNWKFGYAEVAGDLTANGQDYDGLDAERQAIAEKTKTDPEDMHNANPIHGSSMGDLSYLNFNEIETVGSTEEVPVLVLPTDTPIAFRLASGDVNHAFWVPEFLFKRDVYAHPENNQQQREFQIERIEEEGAFVGRCAEMCGTYHAMMNFEVRAVSPEKFEQYIEYRRQNPEAPNSEALSSIGEAPYATSTRPFVTERDGSRDGNNTVDPNATV